One window from the genome of Treponema sp. OMZ 838 encodes:
- a CDS encoding SPOR domain-containing protein, producing the protein MEQKKILWVILSVSLFVLIIFGIALFLYSPSRNSATAQAGGETIPYEASGTALNVDPDAWARNPDRVSGLDRNAPAAAGNIINLNNLNIISTDGQNGQTNGIDVSDLTVQAGDADVSGLPKDLAAQIGIDTAPEQREEQPAAAKKEEAPIQPQTAAAVQTQPKPAVEKKPAQASASVTVKPKAKTPAKPAAPQVQTLYWVQTASLASRINAERARDKLAAQHMKVEIFTKETSSGLTHRVRVGPFTNNTEAKYWLNSIKKIEGFEKSYVTEEKVKTNN; encoded by the coding sequence ATGGAACAAAAGAAAATTTTATGGGTTATCCTTTCGGTAAGCTTATTCGTATTGATTATTTTTGGTATTGCACTATTTTTATATTCACCGTCACGGAACAGCGCAACAGCACAGGCCGGCGGGGAAACGATTCCTTATGAAGCATCGGGAACTGCGCTGAATGTGGATCCGGATGCATGGGCACGCAATCCCGATAGGGTTTCCGGGCTGGATAGAAATGCACCCGCTGCTGCCGGAAATATTATCAATTTGAATAATTTGAATATCATTTCGACCGATGGACAGAACGGCCAAACAAACGGGATTGACGTTTCCGATTTAACCGTACAGGCAGGTGATGCCGATGTCTCCGGATTGCCGAAAGACTTGGCGGCACAAATCGGGATTGATACTGCGCCGGAACAGCGGGAAGAACAACCTGCCGCTGCAAAAAAAGAAGAAGCCCCTATCCAGCCGCAGACAGCTGCTGCGGTGCAAACTCAACCGAAACCGGCAGTAGAAAAAAAGCCCGCGCAAGCAAGCGCTTCGGTTACCGTTAAACCTAAGGCAAAAACGCCGGCTAAGCCTGCTGCGCCGCAGGTTCAGACCCTCTATTGGGTTCAGACCGCTTCGCTTGCAAGCAGGATTAACGCCGAACGCGCACGGGATAAACTTGCTGCGCAGCACATGAAGGTAGAGATTTTTACCAAAGAGACCTCTTCCGGATTAACGCATCGTGTAAGAGTTGGCCCCTTTACCAATAACACCGAAGCAAAGTATTGGCTGAATAGCATCAAAAAAATTGAAGGTTTTGAAAAAAGCTATGTTACGGAAGAAAAGGTAAAGACGAATAATTAA
- a CDS encoding FGGY-family carbohydrate kinase, with product MHYGIFCADIGTSSLKAAFITEDGTVLKFIRLLFPQPVQAVDWVQAFFAAWHTLPADYVIEAICVSGNGPSLVAVPQNCPMPEVSINSPGRVPKIHINAATPLSAVSLLSTVPPDDVINGIIDAAKNDTLFLWNEPVPQGLTISGQRGATVPELQKGTASIPPAGASLFLPRIAAFRAKYPDVFDSAALLFSGPEYVSYLLTGTAVTSLPDPRYEAAYWSKEELFRFAEVLHIDTERLAGLLPPFAAAGTVIGRFCGIPVIAGVPDFIAALIGTGTLTAGTACDRAGSSEGINVCISQPRRAEKTLLLPSVMPDLWNLSSVIPSSGAAFSSFLVSHGFLGNDYIAAMERIAEEPFVASGAYPATFEGQGRAFVEDLAFRIRHGCDLLEQVSGFHPVYTLSGGQAHNAIWCQMKADMTGRTFALPAFADGELIGDAALALYGLGRGDTLAAIAQQLIRIKRYYEPEPAVAHRYTEKYSRC from the coding sequence ATGCATTACGGTATTTTCTGTGCCGATATCGGCACGTCGTCGCTAAAGGCGGCGTTTATTACCGAGGACGGAACAGTACTCAAGTTTATACGCTTGTTGTTCCCTCAACCTGTTCAGGCGGTAGACTGGGTGCAGGCCTTTTTTGCTGCATGGCATACCTTACCCGCTGATTATGTGATAGAAGCTATTTGTGTTTCCGGAAATGGTCCTTCGCTTGTTGCCGTACCTCAAAACTGCCCTATGCCGGAAGTAAGCATAAACTCTCCCGGACGCGTACCCAAGATACATATCAACGCCGCTACACCTTTGTCTGCCGTATCTTTACTCTCCACTGTTCCCCCCGATGATGTTATTAACGGTATTATTGACGCGGCTAAAAACGATACCTTGTTTTTATGGAATGAACCGGTACCGCAAGGGCTTACCATATCGGGGCAGCGGGGGGCTACCGTACCGGAGCTGCAAAAGGGAACTGCATCTATCCCGCCGGCGGGAGCCTCTCTTTTTTTGCCGCGGATTGCGGCTTTCCGTGCAAAATATCCTGATGTATTCGATAGCGCCGCCCTGCTTTTCTCCGGGCCGGAATATGTTTCCTACCTTTTAACCGGCACGGCGGTAACCAGCCTCCCTGATCCGCGCTACGAGGCGGCATATTGGAGCAAAGAAGAACTGTTCCGGTTTGCGGAAGTATTACATATCGATACGGAAAGACTAGCCGGTTTGCTGCCGCCTTTCGCAGCCGCCGGTACGGTAATCGGACGCTTTTGCGGTATTCCGGTTATTGCCGGTGTACCTGATTTTATCGCGGCGCTTATCGGGACGGGGACGTTGACGGCTGGTACGGCTTGCGACCGTGCCGGTTCAAGCGAAGGCATTAACGTCTGTATCTCACAGCCGCGCCGTGCCGAAAAAACGCTGCTGTTGCCGTCGGTTATGCCCGATTTGTGGAATCTGTCATCCGTTATTCCATCTTCCGGCGCAGCGTTTTCCTCGTTTCTGGTGTCTCACGGTTTTTTAGGAAACGATTATATCGCTGCGATGGAACGGATTGCGGAAGAGCCGTTCGTTGCTTCCGGTGCATATCCCGCGACCTTTGAGGGGCAGGGGCGTGCCTTTGTAGAGGATCTTGCGTTCCGTATTAGGCACGGCTGTGATTTACTGGAACAAGTTTCCGGGTTTCATCCCGTGTATACCTTGTCCGGCGGACAAGCGCATAATGCTATCTGGTGCCAAATGAAAGCCGATATGACCGGTAGAACTTTTGCACTCCCTGCTTTTGCCGACGGAGAATTGATCGGTGATGCGGCGTTGGCGCTCTACGGCCTCGGCAGGGGAGACACCCTTGCCGCTATCGCACAGCAGCTTATCCGCATCAAACGGTACTACGAACCGGAACCGGCTGTCGCTCATCGGTATACGGAAAAATACTCGCGGTGTTAA
- the prs gene encoding ribose-phosphate diphosphokinase, which yields MIYSGSANLAILACPGGEHFADAVIQHLKHIYIEKFNRKIDKLIKRYNLQKENLIRDINFYNDLLSSGLHENNEIEKIRIPRFKVNARFTYFMNGEFKTEILECIRGKNVFIFQDVENHYPLWVNEGKNQHVFSVNDHLMSMMVSIDAVRYAGAAHITLVVPVYPYSRQHKKKGREGLTASMLGHFYETLGVDQIITLDIHSREIENAFHTARIENLHASYQIIRELIKIENLADPNAELVIVAPDSGAVDRNKFYSSGLKKPLAMIYKERDYSVVTQNAKQSNIVNINLLGDVNGKTAFLADDMLGTGGTLLKAMEFLKSKGAKKVIAAVSLPFFTGDAIQLFDEAYKKGHFYRIIGTNAVYHEELLKKEWYISTDVSRLFAQAISRLHHNQSLSGLLDNRDIIERMLHAADPNAQSKTDNKQD from the coding sequence ATGATATACTCCGGGTCTGCGAATTTGGCAATTCTGGCGTGTCCGGGCGGCGAGCACTTTGCCGATGCGGTAATACAACATTTAAAGCATATTTATATAGAAAAATTTAATAGAAAAATAGATAAGTTAATAAAACGGTATAATTTACAAAAAGAAAACCTTATCCGAGATATCAATTTTTATAACGACCTTCTTTCTTCCGGTTTACATGAAAATAACGAAATTGAAAAAATCCGTATTCCTCGATTTAAAGTGAATGCCCGTTTTACCTATTTTATGAACGGCGAATTTAAAACGGAAATACTGGAATGTATCCGCGGAAAGAACGTCTTTATTTTTCAGGACGTAGAAAATCATTATCCGCTCTGGGTAAATGAAGGTAAAAACCAGCATGTTTTTTCGGTGAATGATCACCTTATGTCGATGATGGTCAGTATCGATGCTGTTCGGTATGCCGGAGCTGCGCATATTACGCTTGTAGTTCCTGTGTATCCGTATAGCCGCCAGCATAAAAAGAAGGGGCGCGAAGGATTAACTGCCAGTATGTTGGGGCATTTTTACGAAACGCTCGGTGTTGACCAAATTATTACGTTGGATATCCATTCCCGCGAGATTGAAAATGCCTTTCATACTGCCCGTATCGAAAATCTCCACGCAAGTTATCAGATTATTCGCGAGCTGATAAAAATTGAAAACCTTGCCGATCCCAATGCCGAGCTTGTTATTGTTGCTCCGGATAGTGGGGCGGTAGACCGGAATAAATTCTATTCCAGCGGCCTAAAAAAACCGCTCGCGATGATTTACAAAGAGCGCGATTATTCCGTTGTTACGCAGAATGCAAAGCAATCCAATATTGTCAATATCAATTTATTAGGTGATGTAAACGGCAAAACCGCCTTCCTTGCCGATGATATGCTCGGTACAGGCGGAACCCTGTTAAAGGCAATGGAATTCCTGAAAAGCAAGGGCGCAAAAAAAGTTATTGCAGCTGTGAGTTTGCCGTTTTTTACCGGCGATGCAATTCAGCTTTTTGATGAAGCATATAAAAAAGGACATTTTTATCGCATCATCGGTACCAATGCAGTATACCACGAAGAGTTGCTTAAGAAGGAATGGTATATTTCAACTGACGTTTCAAGATTATTTGCGCAGGCTATTTCGCGGCTGCATCATAATCAGTCTTTGAGCGGTTTATTGGATAATAGAGATATTATCGAACGGATGCTGCACGCAGCAGATCCGAATGCACAGAGTAAAACGGATAACAAACAAGATTAA
- the creD gene encoding cell envelope integrity protein CreD, which yields MNPYRLSRGIFTVPVFNGDLAVTASFSGFQFRQFNIAEKNIRYKDAVLILGIKDKKTLTAYPTFYGNGKPLLEALTAPTGASPFRNAVYYMVPEDIVRSGFAIEGSVSIQGGKSLCIVPLAADNSFAVQSTWSAPSFAGGWLPKNRTLDNSGFSADWRISGLSTVFPRSWKAQDFSISKDTDVYDEYDGYAAKASSSLRSSPETVKIGFITPVNHYSQVKRCITYALLFLAVPFLAIFVCELWSAARIHPIQYFLIGIADVLFYLLLLSFSEHVSFNLSYLIATAGVCTVVGFYTAAIFKQIRWGILLTAVQAVSYFLLFGILQSEDYALLIGSIGIFCVVALLMFLTRRVDWYSTRFASVHTRSEVDDGDINQILTNDESFSGGVQ from the coding sequence ATTAATCCTTATCGACTTTCGCGGGGGATATTTACCGTCCCTGTTTTTAACGGCGATCTTGCAGTAACCGCCTCATTCTCAGGTTTTCAATTTCGCCAATTCAATATCGCGGAAAAAAACATCCGCTATAAAGATGCGGTACTTATTCTTGGGATAAAAGATAAAAAGACGTTAACTGCCTATCCTACGTTTTATGGGAACGGTAAACCGCTGCTCGAAGCGTTGACGGCTCCTACCGGGGCATCTCCGTTCCGCAATGCCGTGTATTACATGGTTCCGGAAGATATTGTGCGTTCCGGTTTTGCGATAGAAGGTTCTGTTTCGATACAAGGGGGTAAAAGCCTTTGTATCGTACCGCTTGCTGCGGACAACAGTTTCGCCGTACAGTCAACATGGTCTGCTCCCAGCTTTGCGGGGGGATGGCTGCCGAAAAACCGTACACTCGACAATTCGGGCTTTTCCGCCGACTGGCGTATTTCCGGTTTAAGTACGGTATTTCCCCGCAGTTGGAAAGCGCAGGATTTCAGTATATCCAAAGATACGGATGTGTACGATGAATATGACGGCTATGCGGCGAAAGCTTCTTCAAGCCTCCGCAGTTCGCCCGAAACGGTAAAAATCGGTTTTATTACACCCGTTAATCATTATTCGCAAGTAAAGCGCTGTATTACTTATGCACTTCTTTTTTTGGCGGTTCCGTTTCTAGCGATATTTGTATGTGAATTATGGAGTGCAGCGCGGATTCATCCCATCCAGTATTTTCTTATCGGGATTGCTGACGTTTTATTTTACTTGCTGTTATTGTCTTTTTCCGAACACGTTTCGTTTAATCTCAGCTATTTGATTGCGACGGCAGGTGTGTGTACCGTTGTCGGATTCTATACCGCTGCAATTTTTAAGCAAATTCGTTGGGGAATCTTGTTAACGGCGGTGCAAGCGGTGTCCTATTTTTTATTGTTCGGCATATTGCAATCGGAAGATTATGCACTGCTTATCGGCAGTATCGGTATTTTCTGTGTTGTTGCACTGTTGATGTTCCTTACTCGGCGGGTTGATTGGTATAGTACCCGTTTTGCCTCTGTACATACTCGTTCGGAAGTTGATGACGGCGATATAAACCAAATACTTACAAACGACGAATCTTTCTCCGGCGGCGTTCAATAG
- a CDS encoding inner membrane CreD family protein gives MDVKQSAEMSAVMPKRSLFSHQAAWIKPVIIFIMMLILLIPLAFIRSLVNDREGYRRTAEASIMEPAGGEPVIEGLVLAVPYDEFIEYTDSSGKVVQKGKKQTIFSRFRKHIIW, from the coding sequence ATGGATGTAAAACAATCAGCAGAGATGAGTGCTGTTATGCCCAAGAGATCGTTATTTTCTCATCAGGCGGCATGGATAAAGCCCGTTATCATTTTTATTATGATGCTGATACTGCTTATCCCTCTCGCGTTTATCCGTTCACTTGTCAACGATCGGGAAGGATACCGGCGGACTGCCGAAGCATCCATCATGGAACCTGCAGGAGGGGAGCCTGTTATTGAAGGACTCGTCCTTGCTGTGCCGTATGACGAATTTATCGAATATACGGATTCTTCCGGAAAGGTTGTTCAAAAGGGAAAAAAACAGACTATATTCTCACGGTTCCGGAAACATATAATCTGGTAA
- a CDS encoding DUF5723 family protein has protein sequence MTESPASPAPNANAKDESSGTGIAPEQNNKAQEQKDVSQSVEMNEPAQQTKKVRPFSLHTGFVVSATAANNMVSVLDFFRPELVIDLNQLSNDTMKSGIHVGALLDVDTFFRFTVLEKHTVKFSITANGDVWGNLPKSLLDLAANGNPAIATGQTINGTLNAKINVFADAGLMYQFNNPTYGFSARVAYFAPVAYMENPSGTYSLSPHMTGGVVDGITLKAQGTANIYGYLPDYLANRNFSILEVLKNGGVDLSLTGVFRPTGWVAITGGIDYLPIMPIVTTKGMQAAFNYDGSVTNLLDGITSGGTSFFNQTTTTSFSGTLAEKKIMRPCKVSIGADFKPFQNDYLILSPFLAFPILNANPYYVDGGLKIESRFAKVLGVYLDSRYVERMWKHEFCLFIDSRWFTFNLAASVASQDFKRAFTTLSGLGIKFGIGFGF, from the coding sequence GTGACTGAATCCCCGGCTTCGCCGGCTCCAAACGCAAATGCTAAAGACGAATCTTCCGGCACCGGAATTGCTCCAGAACAGAACAATAAAGCTCAAGAGCAGAAAGATGTATCACAGTCGGTTGAAATGAATGAACCGGCACAGCAGACTAAGAAGGTTCGTCCGTTCTCTCTGCATACGGGATTTGTTGTTTCGGCTACCGCTGCCAATAATATGGTTTCTGTGTTGGATTTTTTTCGGCCTGAATTGGTTATCGACCTTAATCAACTTTCAAACGATACGATGAAATCGGGCATACATGTAGGTGCTCTTTTGGATGTTGACACATTTTTCCGGTTTACCGTATTGGAAAAACATACGGTAAAGTTTTCTATTACTGCTAATGGGGATGTATGGGGAAATTTGCCGAAGAGTTTGCTTGATCTTGCGGCTAACGGCAACCCGGCGATTGCAACCGGTCAGACAATTAATGGTACTTTGAATGCAAAGATCAATGTGTTCGCTGATGCCGGACTAATGTATCAGTTTAATAATCCAACTTACGGTTTTTCAGCACGGGTTGCATATTTTGCACCTGTCGCATATATGGAAAATCCCAGCGGAACATATAGTCTGTCTCCGCATATGACAGGCGGTGTGGTTGATGGTATTACACTGAAAGCTCAAGGTACTGCAAATATTTATGGGTATCTACCGGATTATTTAGCCAATAGAAATTTTTCTATACTTGAGGTTTTAAAAAACGGCGGTGTTGATTTAAGTTTAACCGGTGTATTCCGTCCAACAGGTTGGGTCGCGATTACGGGCGGTATCGACTACTTACCGATTATGCCGATCGTAACGACGAAAGGTATGCAGGCTGCATTTAACTATGACGGTTCTGTGACTAACCTTTTAGACGGTATTACGAGTGGGGGTACTTCCTTTTTCAACCAAACTACAACGACGAGCTTTTCCGGTACCTTGGCTGAAAAGAAAATTATGCGCCCGTGTAAGGTAAGTATCGGTGCCGATTTTAAGCCGTTCCAAAATGATTACTTGATTTTATCGCCGTTCCTTGCTTTTCCGATTCTTAATGCAAATCCGTATTATGTAGACGGAGGGCTTAAAATTGAAAGCCGTTTTGCAAAGGTTCTCGGCGTATATTTGGATAGCCGATATGTCGAACGGATGTGGAAGCATGAGTTTTGTCTTTTTATAGATTCACGCTGGTTTACGTTTAACCTTGCTGCATCCGTTGCCTCGCAGGATTTCAAGCGGGCATTTACAACGCTGTCCGGTCTGGGGATAAAGTTTGGTATTGGTTTCGGTTTCTAG